GAGGTGCGCGGGGCCTGACCGGGCGCCGCCGGGCCGGTTCCTGACGCCGCGCCCCTGCGCAGGCCCTGAGCGGGCGCGCCGCGGCCCCGGTCCTGAAGCCGCGCGTCGTGCCGGACCGGCGACGGGACCGTGAGCGAGAACCGGGCCAAAGTCTCTGTCTTTCCCGGGCGGCCCCGAGACATCGTGGACGTACATCTCGATGGGGAGGCGCGCGATGAGGATCGCTGTAGCGGTGGCGAGCAAGCACGGAGCCACGAAGGAGATCGGCCACGCGGTCGTGGAGCGGCTGCGCGAGCTCGGGCACGACGTGTCCGAGCACGACATGGCCTCGACGAGCGCAGAGGACCTCGACGACGCTCAGGCGCTCGTGCTCGGTGGGGCGGTCTACTTCGGCCGGTGGCCCAACGAGGCGAACGACCTCGTCGACGGCCTGGCAGACCGTGTCGACGGCCGGCCGGTGTGGCTGTTCTCGAGCGGCCCGGTGGCACGTGAGGACGAGCCGCCGAGCGTCGAGGAGCCGACGATCGCGATCGACGGGACGATGCAGGCGCTCGACGCGCGCGAGCACGTCATGTTCGGCGGTCGCCTCGACAAGAACACGCTGTCGTTCGTGGAACGTGCCGTCGCGCGGGCGCTGCGGGCACCCGACGCCGACACGCGCGACTGGACCGTCATCCGCGAGTGGGCGGACAAGATCGACTCGGCCCTCAAGGCCTCGTAGCGGTCAG
This genomic window from Flavimobilis soli contains:
- a CDS encoding flavodoxin domain-containing protein; translation: MASKHGATKEIGHAVVERLRELGHDVSEHDMASTSAEDLDDAQALVLGGAVYFGRWPNEANDLVDGLADRVDGRPVWLFSSGPVAREDEPPSVEEPTIAIDGTMQALDAREHVMFGGRLDKNTLSFVERAVARALRAPDADTRDWTVIREWADKIDSALKAS